From a region of the Anomalospiza imberbis isolate Cuckoo-Finch-1a 21T00152 chromosome 3, ASM3175350v1, whole genome shotgun sequence genome:
- the ABRACL gene encoding costars family protein ABRACL, translating to MNVEHEISLLVEEIRRLGTKNADGQVSVKFGVLFADEKCANLFEALVGTLKAAKRRKIVTYQGELLLQGVHDNVDIMLLQD from the exons ATGAATGTGGAACATGAAATTAGCCTCTTAGTGGAGGAGATTCGGCGGCTGGGAACCAAAA ATGCTGATGGACAAGTGAGCGTGAAATTTGGTGTGCTGTTTGCTGATGAGAAGTGTGCCAACCTCTTTGAAGCCCTGGTGGGAACGCTTAAGGCGGCAAAACGACGGAAGATCGTCACTTACCAAGGAGAGCTGCTTTTACAAGGCGTTCATGACAACGTGGATATCATGCTGCTGCAGGACTGA